In Seriola aureovittata isolate HTS-2021-v1 ecotype China chromosome 24, ASM2101889v1, whole genome shotgun sequence, the following proteins share a genomic window:
- the LOC130165247 gene encoding microtubule-associated protein 2-like isoform X7: protein MADGRQPDEHWASNGQENGENGYSAYSSGYRENGYHGGAAAHPGTTVDDSANLPPSPPPSPSAEQIGPVAQEDKIEVLSQQQDEEEAPEGPSRYQEEVTYEQPGDLLLKQADYLTEPQALGCQQAQTPEVLNGGSHQGEHSPSQKAQLEECISKASCESAMKEDEPQAPSLHGKQVAVERATAEGAELAPTEPPPPAVKDKDRSDTSSVELGNQDRKDVVEESVDSHLLVESKAKEVKQSAQAEESSKATTEEKEGTVPPSQSEAPMSESKGKVGTIAEINKADQDSGGDIRLHETPPTGIQKVDQRQETVKSSPDPATELKSTSETFVQHEPGATTYFETSSKSHEEESTQPQSYYELSTASETKLSGETESIAQKLEEQQEKKVKTCPGKMSLEQRSLSLNITVGSSVGQTVKKETSRTFLDSLGPISGSFDESEVYPSTPSVESHKPTFPPAVSITPTSTESTEDIPTKEDTPQPSDKHSFEQTSNLSEMLDLAGSLPQPSLERREVDHMRRKSVPADVSALVGSSLAKLALGDQTSRVVGGERQLEEMGYCVFSEYSGPMPSPADVPSPGESPHQHFPSMEGEVEEELGATEVDDVHKGIQQPDERGTVPDISQKTITEKKDAPVKTTLILERAVTSGVKPDRLRIPITSSKDRLTEFRLESGLPGDIKIQAIPEVDIEKDPSREASPIPPDNSFTFTHTETGIKAPPTPTTPKSPDDTPSESQDTGEKAGEDVSPEVKAEKDVKCDSTDDKQPGLDKEMLTPEQKESEKSGEPELAKTDIPSASSQSLGESTEIDDKNIQSDHGRPEKLEGIEKYETSKAVQDLSTEKPLDEKGAQIELPEVTVEKGSPKPHISSPIIIIPQAQVEEEVDDEDDIEIAEEPQEMMEEVEEPVLPKTDQAEVGKEEPKKVEVRLMVGDQVLEEDPKSGAEEWSHSAQNSDDGEPATDSSHLSPCSDQDPPQPTEDGSRDQGMGEDKLAEDPQINREQAEKQGDEEVKKDQTGEEEVREVGTDEIHEKKEEKMMEEEVEGKNRMVEEEEQKDIEIGQEVEETSDVLCQTSQTANDETTMDVSILDTESGCMDSKDDDKSIMTEQIEALPHTQSPTSTPVVVDRPAKRAPGRGRGNSGTTESKLSRKVPSHHPREEMKKKKVGMRRADQNKVSALQSRSPSRKSVAKAAARHPRPALLHGSARRKATGMEIHQPLSVAHQSRERTTERAYRSPEKRSSLPRPAKSLTRHIPAAEQEDSTPTRPTSFRTESRADSRSGRAASMAGTDSARSRSVRSGASTPGSSAVTPGTPPSYSCRTPGSRTPGSHTPKSFSVLQEKKVAVIRTPPKSPSSAQRQLKVLNQPLPDLKNVKSKIGSTSNLKHQPKGGQCCPQIQIQTKKIDLSHVTAKCGSMSNIHHKPGGGHVRIENQKLDFKEKAHAKVGSLDNTAHIPGGGNVMIESHKLSFRESAKARVDHGAEIVVTHSPGVETGGTSPRLSSAGSINLLESPQLSTLAQDVTAALAKQGL from the exons ATGGCAGACGGTCGGCAGCCAGACGAGCACTGGGCCTCCAACGGCCAAGAGAACGGCGAGAATGGCTACTCCGCCTACAGCTCTGGCTACAGGGAGAATGGATACCACGGTGGCGCGGCTGCACATCCTGGAACGACAG TGGATGACTCAGCCAATTtgcctccctcccctcccccctcaccaTCCGCTGAGCAGATTGGGCCCGTGGcacaag AAGATAAAATAGAGGTTCTCAGTCAACAGcaagatgaggaggaggctcCAGAGGGGCCCAGCCGTTACCAAGAGGAAGTGACATATGAGCAGCCAGGAGACTTGCTCTTAAAGCAGGCAGATTATTTAACAGAGCCCCAGGCTTTGGGCTGCCAGCAAGCCCAGACACCTGAGGTCCTCAATGGAGGAAGTCATCAAGGTGAACACAGCCCGTCAcaaaaag CCCAGCTGGAAGAATGTATCAGTAAGGCATCTTGTGAGTCCGCTATGAAAGAAGATGAACCTCAAGCGCCGTCGCTACATGGAAAGCAGGTGGCtgttgaaagagcaacagctgAAGGAGCAGAACTCGCCCCGACCgaacctcctcctcccgctGTGAAAGATAAAGATCGCTCTGACACCTCCTCAGTTGAGCTGGGTAACCAAGACAGAAAGGATGTAGTAGAAGAGTCTGTCGACAGCCACCTGCTTGTAGAGTCCAAAGCAAAAGAGGTGAAACAGTCTGCACAGGCAGAAGAGTCCTCAAAGGCTAcgacagaagaaaaagagggaacTGTCCCAccgagccaatcagaagcccCTATGAGTGAAAGCAAGGGAAAAGTGGGGACGATTGCGGAGATAAATAAGGCAGATCAAGACAGTGGCGGTGACATTAGGTTGCATGAGACGCCACCGACTGGTATTCAAAAAGTCGACCAAAGACAAGAAACAGTCAAATCAAGTCCAGACCCTGCTACAGAGTTGAAATCCACATCGGAAACTTTTGTTCAACACGAGCCAGGAGCAACAACCTACTTTGAGACATCCTCAAAAAGCCATGAAGAAGAGTCAACGCAACCTCAGAGTTATTATGAACTCAGCACAGCATCAGAGACAAAGTTAAGTGGGGAAACTGAAAGCATTGCGCAGAAGCTAGAGGAACAACAGGAGAAGAAAGTCAAAACATGTCCTGGTAAGATGTCATTAGAACAGAGAAGCCTCTCCTTGAACATCACTGTTGGATCCTCAGTGGGACAGACAGTGAAGAAAGAGACGTCAAGGACCTTCTTGGACAGCTTGGGTCCAATCAGTGGAAGTTTTGATGAATCTGAGGTTTACCCTTCAACACCATCCGTGGAGAGCCATAAACCCACGTTTCCTCCAGCTGTCTCAATTACCCCAACTTCCACTGAATCAACTGAGGATATTCCTACCAAAGAAGATACGCCTCAACCTTCTGACAAGCACAGTTTTGAGCAAACAAGCAACCTCTCTGAGATGTTGGACTTGGCTGGATCCCTGCCACAGCCATCACTAGAGAGGAGGGAGGTTGACCACATGAGACGAAAGTCAGTGCCCGCTGATGTATCAGCTCTGGTGGGGAGTTCTTTGGCCAAGCTCGCCTTGGGAGATCAGACCTCCAGGGTGGTGGGTGGGGAAAGACAGCTGGAAGAAATGGGctactgtgttttcagtgagtaCTCAGGGCCCATGCCTTCTCCTGCTGATGTACCCAGTCCTGGGGAGTCTCCCCACCAGCACTTCCCTTCTATGGAGGGTGAAGTTGAGGAAGAGCTTGGGGCCACAGAAGTTGACGATGTTCACAAGGGAATCCAACAACCAGATGAGAGAGGAACTGTACCTGACATATCTCAAAAAACAATAACTGAGAAGAAAGATGCACCAGTAAAGACTACCCTGATTCTTGAAAGAGCTGTGACAAGTGGAGTAAAACCTGATCGGCTAAGAATCCCAATCACTTCTTCaaaagacagactgactgagtTTCGTTTGGAGAGTGGCCTGCCTGGTGACATAAAGATCCAAGCAATCCCTGAAGTGGACATTGAAAAAGACCCCTCCCGAGAGGCTTCTCCCATCCCACCAGACAATTCCTTTACTTTCACTCATACGGAAACTGGAATCAAGGCTCCCCCAACTCCCACCACCCCCAAGTCCCCAGATGATACACCCTCAGAAAGCCAAGACACTGGAGAGAAAGCTGGGGAAGATGTCTCACCAGAGGTCAAAGCAGAGAAAGATGTGAAGTGTGACAGCACTGATGATAAACAGCCAGGGTTAGACAAAGAAATGCTGACACCTGAACAGAAAGAATCAGAAAAAAGTGGAGAACCAGAATTGGCCAAAACAGACATACCCTCAGCATCATCTCAGTCTTTAGGAGAGAGCACAGAAATAGATGACAAGAATATTCAAAGTGACCATGGGAGACCTGAAAAATTAGAAGGAATAGAAAAATATGAGACCTCAAAAGCTGTTCAGGATTTAAGCACTGAAAAGCCCTTAGATGAGAAAGGTGCCCAAATCGAGTTACCGGAGGTGACTGTGGAAAAGGGTTCACCAAAGCCACACATATCCTCCCCAATCATCATTATACCTCAAGCacaagtagaagaagaagtggatgatgaggatgatatTGAGATCGCTGAAGAGCCTCAAGAGATGATGGAGGAAGTGGAAGAGCCTGTTCTCCCCAAGACGGATCAAGCTGAGGTTGGAAAGGAAGAGCCAAAGAAAGTGGAGGTGAGGCTGATGGTAGGTGATCAGGTGTTGGAAGAAGATCCCAAGTCTGGAGCAGAGGAATGGAGCCATAGTGCCCAAAACAGTGACGATGGGGAACCTGCGACAGACAGTTCACACTTGTCTCCATGCTCTGACCAGGACCCACCACAGCCAACGGAGGATGGAAGTAGAGATCAAGGGATGGGGGAGGATAAACTAGCAGAAGACCCACAAATAAATAGAGAACAAGCTGAGAAACAAGGGGATGAGGAGGTAAAGAAAGACcaaacaggagaggaggaagtgagggaaGTTGGTACTGATGagatacatgaaaaaaaagaggagaaaatgatggAAGAAGAAGTTGAGGGGAAGAATAGGAtggttgaggaggaggagcagaaagaCATCGAGATTGGTCAGGAGGTGGAAGAGACTTCTGATGTGCTCTGCCAGACCAGTCAGACAGCTAACGATGAAACCACCATGGACGTCTCCATCCTAGATACAGAGAGTGGCTGTATGGACTCAAAAG ATGATGACAAAAGTATTATGACTGAGCAAATCGAAGCCCTTCCTCACACCCAGAGTCCAACCAGTACACCTGTGGTGGTGGACAGACCCGCTAAACGGGCCCCTGGCAGAGGAAGGGGCAACTCTGGCACTACTGAGAGCAAACTGTCCCGCAAAGTACCCAGCCACCATccaagagaggagatgaagaagaaaaaag TAGGCATGAGGAGGGCTGACCAGAATAAGGTGTCAGCCCTCCAAAGTCGTTCTCCATCTCGAAAGAGTGTAGCCAAAGCGGCGGCCAGACATCCTAGGCCTGCTCTGCTTCACGGCTCTGCTAGACGCAAGGCCACAG GGATGGAAATCCATCAGCCCCTCAGTGTGGCCCACCAGTCCAGGGAGAGGACCACT GAGAGAGCATACCGCAGCCCAGAGAAGAGGTCATCCCTCCCCAGGCCAGCCAAATCTCTGACTCGCCACATCCCTGCTGCTGAGCAAGAAGACAGCACCCCCACCAGGCCAACCT CGTTCCGTACCGAGTCCAGAGCGGACAGCAGGTCTGGAAGAGCTGCTAGTATGGCAG GTACAGACTCGGCACGTTCTCGATCAGTGCGCAGCGGCGCCTCCACCCCTGGCTCCTCTGCCGTCACGCCCGGCACGCCCCCCAGCTACTCTTGCCGCACCCCGGGCTCGCGCACCCCCGGCAGCCACACGCCCAAGTCGTTCAGCGTCCTCCAGGAGAAGAAGGTGGCGGTGATCCGAACCCCGCCCAAGTCTCCATCCTCCGCCCAGCGGCAGCTGAAGGTTCTCAATCAGCCCCTGCCTGACCTGAAGAATGTAAAGTCCAAGATTGGCTCCACCTCCAATCTCAAACATCAGCCGAAAGGCGGGCAG TGCTGCCCACAGATCCAAATCCAAACCAAGAAGATCGACTTGAGCCACGTCACTGCCAAGTGCGGCTCTATGTCCAACATCCACCACAAGCCAG GGGGAGGCCACGTGCGTATTGAGAATCAGAAGCTGGACTTTAAAGAAAAGGCCCATGCCAAGGTCGGCTCCCTGGACAACACCGCCCACATTCCTGGAGGGGGCAATGTTATG ATTGAGAGCCACAAGCTGAGCTTCCGGGAATCAGCCAAAGCCCGAGTGGACCACGGCGCTGAAATCGTCGTCACCCACTCCCCCGGGGTCGAGACAGGAGGCACTTCCCCTCGCCTGTCCTCCGCCGGCAGCATCAATCTCCTGGAGTCACCACAGCTCTCCACGCTGGCCCAGGATGTCACCGCCGCTCTGGCCAAGCAGGGCTTATGA
- the LOC130165247 gene encoding microtubule-associated protein 2-like isoform X8, translating into MADGRQPDEHWASNGQENGENGYSAYSSGYRENGYHGGAAAHPGTTVDDSANLPPSPPPSPSAEQIGPVAQEDKIEVLSQQQDEEEAPEGPSRYQEEVTYEQPGDLLLKQADYLTEPQALGCQQAQTPEVLNGGSHQGEHSPSQKAQLEECISKASCESAMKEDEPQAPSLHGKQVAVERATAEGAELAPTEPPPPAVKDKDRSDTSSVELGNQDRKDVVEESVDSHLLVESKAKEVKQSAQAEESSKATTEEKEGTVPPSQSEAPMSESKGKVGTIAEINKADQDSGGDIRLHETPPTGIQKVDQRQETVKSSPDPATELKSTSETFVQHEPGATTYFETSSKSHEEESTQPQSYYELSTASETKLSGETESIAQKLEEQQEKKVKTCPGKMSLEQRSLSLNITVGSSVGQTVKKETSRTFLDSLGPISGSFDESEVYPSTPSVESHKPTFPPAVSITPTSTESTEDIPTKEDTPQPSDKHSFEQTSNLSEMLDLAGSLPQPSLERREVDHMRRKSVPADVSALVGSSLAKLALGDQTSRVVGGERQLEEMGYCVFSEYSGPMPSPADVPSPGESPHQHFPSMEGEVEEELGATEVDDVHKGIQQPDERGTVPDISQKTITEKKDAPVKTTLILERAVTSGVKPDRLRIPITSSKDRLTEFRLESGLPGDIKIQAIPEVDIEKDPSREASPIPPDNSFTFTHTETGIKAPPTPTTPKSPDDTPSESQDTGEKAGEDVSPEVKAEKDVKCDSTDDKQPGLDKEMLTPEQKESEKSGEPELAKTDIPSASSQSLGESTEIDDKNIQSDHGRPEKLEGIEKYETSKAVQDLSTEKPLDEKGAQIELPEVTVEKGSPKPHISSPIIIIPQAQVEEEVDDEDDIEIAEEPQEMMEEVEEPVLPKTDQAEVGKEEPKKVEVRLMVGDQVLEEDPKSGAEEWSHSAQNSDDGEPATDSSHLSPCSDQDPPQPTEDGSRDQGMGEDKLAEDPQINREQAEKQGDEEVKKDQTGEEEVREVGTDEIHEKKEEKMMEEEVEGKNRMVEEEEQKDIEIGQEVEETSDVLCQTSQTANDETTMDVSILDTESGCMDSKDDDKSIMTEQIEALPHTQSPTSTPVVVDRPAKRAPGRGRGNSGTTESKLSRKVPSHHPREEMKKKKVGMRRADQNKVSALQSRSPSRKSVAKAAARHPRPALLHGSARRKATGMEIHQPLSVAHQSRERTTERAYRSPEKRSSLPRPAKSLTRHIPAAEQEDSTPTRPTSFRTESRADSRSGRAASMAGTDSARSRSVRSGASTPGSSAVTPGTPPSYSCRTPGSRTPGSHTPKSFSVLQEKKVAVIRTPPKSPSSAQRQLKVLNQPLPDLKNVKSKIGSTSNLKHQPKGGQIQIQTKKIDLSHVTAKCGSMSNIHHKPGGGHVRIENQKLDFKEKAHAKVGSLDNTAHIPGGGNVMIESHKLSFRESAKARVDHGAEIVVTHSPGVETGGTSPRLSSAGSINLLESPQLSTLAQDVTAALAKQGL; encoded by the exons ATGGCAGACGGTCGGCAGCCAGACGAGCACTGGGCCTCCAACGGCCAAGAGAACGGCGAGAATGGCTACTCCGCCTACAGCTCTGGCTACAGGGAGAATGGATACCACGGTGGCGCGGCTGCACATCCTGGAACGACAG TGGATGACTCAGCCAATTtgcctccctcccctcccccctcaccaTCCGCTGAGCAGATTGGGCCCGTGGcacaag AAGATAAAATAGAGGTTCTCAGTCAACAGcaagatgaggaggaggctcCAGAGGGGCCCAGCCGTTACCAAGAGGAAGTGACATATGAGCAGCCAGGAGACTTGCTCTTAAAGCAGGCAGATTATTTAACAGAGCCCCAGGCTTTGGGCTGCCAGCAAGCCCAGACACCTGAGGTCCTCAATGGAGGAAGTCATCAAGGTGAACACAGCCCGTCAcaaaaag CCCAGCTGGAAGAATGTATCAGTAAGGCATCTTGTGAGTCCGCTATGAAAGAAGATGAACCTCAAGCGCCGTCGCTACATGGAAAGCAGGTGGCtgttgaaagagcaacagctgAAGGAGCAGAACTCGCCCCGACCgaacctcctcctcccgctGTGAAAGATAAAGATCGCTCTGACACCTCCTCAGTTGAGCTGGGTAACCAAGACAGAAAGGATGTAGTAGAAGAGTCTGTCGACAGCCACCTGCTTGTAGAGTCCAAAGCAAAAGAGGTGAAACAGTCTGCACAGGCAGAAGAGTCCTCAAAGGCTAcgacagaagaaaaagagggaacTGTCCCAccgagccaatcagaagcccCTATGAGTGAAAGCAAGGGAAAAGTGGGGACGATTGCGGAGATAAATAAGGCAGATCAAGACAGTGGCGGTGACATTAGGTTGCATGAGACGCCACCGACTGGTATTCAAAAAGTCGACCAAAGACAAGAAACAGTCAAATCAAGTCCAGACCCTGCTACAGAGTTGAAATCCACATCGGAAACTTTTGTTCAACACGAGCCAGGAGCAACAACCTACTTTGAGACATCCTCAAAAAGCCATGAAGAAGAGTCAACGCAACCTCAGAGTTATTATGAACTCAGCACAGCATCAGAGACAAAGTTAAGTGGGGAAACTGAAAGCATTGCGCAGAAGCTAGAGGAACAACAGGAGAAGAAAGTCAAAACATGTCCTGGTAAGATGTCATTAGAACAGAGAAGCCTCTCCTTGAACATCACTGTTGGATCCTCAGTGGGACAGACAGTGAAGAAAGAGACGTCAAGGACCTTCTTGGACAGCTTGGGTCCAATCAGTGGAAGTTTTGATGAATCTGAGGTTTACCCTTCAACACCATCCGTGGAGAGCCATAAACCCACGTTTCCTCCAGCTGTCTCAATTACCCCAACTTCCACTGAATCAACTGAGGATATTCCTACCAAAGAAGATACGCCTCAACCTTCTGACAAGCACAGTTTTGAGCAAACAAGCAACCTCTCTGAGATGTTGGACTTGGCTGGATCCCTGCCACAGCCATCACTAGAGAGGAGGGAGGTTGACCACATGAGACGAAAGTCAGTGCCCGCTGATGTATCAGCTCTGGTGGGGAGTTCTTTGGCCAAGCTCGCCTTGGGAGATCAGACCTCCAGGGTGGTGGGTGGGGAAAGACAGCTGGAAGAAATGGGctactgtgttttcagtgagtaCTCAGGGCCCATGCCTTCTCCTGCTGATGTACCCAGTCCTGGGGAGTCTCCCCACCAGCACTTCCCTTCTATGGAGGGTGAAGTTGAGGAAGAGCTTGGGGCCACAGAAGTTGACGATGTTCACAAGGGAATCCAACAACCAGATGAGAGAGGAACTGTACCTGACATATCTCAAAAAACAATAACTGAGAAGAAAGATGCACCAGTAAAGACTACCCTGATTCTTGAAAGAGCTGTGACAAGTGGAGTAAAACCTGATCGGCTAAGAATCCCAATCACTTCTTCaaaagacagactgactgagtTTCGTTTGGAGAGTGGCCTGCCTGGTGACATAAAGATCCAAGCAATCCCTGAAGTGGACATTGAAAAAGACCCCTCCCGAGAGGCTTCTCCCATCCCACCAGACAATTCCTTTACTTTCACTCATACGGAAACTGGAATCAAGGCTCCCCCAACTCCCACCACCCCCAAGTCCCCAGATGATACACCCTCAGAAAGCCAAGACACTGGAGAGAAAGCTGGGGAAGATGTCTCACCAGAGGTCAAAGCAGAGAAAGATGTGAAGTGTGACAGCACTGATGATAAACAGCCAGGGTTAGACAAAGAAATGCTGACACCTGAACAGAAAGAATCAGAAAAAAGTGGAGAACCAGAATTGGCCAAAACAGACATACCCTCAGCATCATCTCAGTCTTTAGGAGAGAGCACAGAAATAGATGACAAGAATATTCAAAGTGACCATGGGAGACCTGAAAAATTAGAAGGAATAGAAAAATATGAGACCTCAAAAGCTGTTCAGGATTTAAGCACTGAAAAGCCCTTAGATGAGAAAGGTGCCCAAATCGAGTTACCGGAGGTGACTGTGGAAAAGGGTTCACCAAAGCCACACATATCCTCCCCAATCATCATTATACCTCAAGCacaagtagaagaagaagtggatgatgaggatgatatTGAGATCGCTGAAGAGCCTCAAGAGATGATGGAGGAAGTGGAAGAGCCTGTTCTCCCCAAGACGGATCAAGCTGAGGTTGGAAAGGAAGAGCCAAAGAAAGTGGAGGTGAGGCTGATGGTAGGTGATCAGGTGTTGGAAGAAGATCCCAAGTCTGGAGCAGAGGAATGGAGCCATAGTGCCCAAAACAGTGACGATGGGGAACCTGCGACAGACAGTTCACACTTGTCTCCATGCTCTGACCAGGACCCACCACAGCCAACGGAGGATGGAAGTAGAGATCAAGGGATGGGGGAGGATAAACTAGCAGAAGACCCACAAATAAATAGAGAACAAGCTGAGAAACAAGGGGATGAGGAGGTAAAGAAAGACcaaacaggagaggaggaagtgagggaaGTTGGTACTGATGagatacatgaaaaaaaagaggagaaaatgatggAAGAAGAAGTTGAGGGGAAGAATAGGAtggttgaggaggaggagcagaaagaCATCGAGATTGGTCAGGAGGTGGAAGAGACTTCTGATGTGCTCTGCCAGACCAGTCAGACAGCTAACGATGAAACCACCATGGACGTCTCCATCCTAGATACAGAGAGTGGCTGTATGGACTCAAAAG ATGATGACAAAAGTATTATGACTGAGCAAATCGAAGCCCTTCCTCACACCCAGAGTCCAACCAGTACACCTGTGGTGGTGGACAGACCCGCTAAACGGGCCCCTGGCAGAGGAAGGGGCAACTCTGGCACTACTGAGAGCAAACTGTCCCGCAAAGTACCCAGCCACCATccaagagaggagatgaagaagaaaaaag TAGGCATGAGGAGGGCTGACCAGAATAAGGTGTCAGCCCTCCAAAGTCGTTCTCCATCTCGAAAGAGTGTAGCCAAAGCGGCGGCCAGACATCCTAGGCCTGCTCTGCTTCACGGCTCTGCTAGACGCAAGGCCACAG GGATGGAAATCCATCAGCCCCTCAGTGTGGCCCACCAGTCCAGGGAGAGGACCACT GAGAGAGCATACCGCAGCCCAGAGAAGAGGTCATCCCTCCCCAGGCCAGCCAAATCTCTGACTCGCCACATCCCTGCTGCTGAGCAAGAAGACAGCACCCCCACCAGGCCAACCT CGTTCCGTACCGAGTCCAGAGCGGACAGCAGGTCTGGAAGAGCTGCTAGTATGGCAG GTACAGACTCGGCACGTTCTCGATCAGTGCGCAGCGGCGCCTCCACCCCTGGCTCCTCTGCCGTCACGCCCGGCACGCCCCCCAGCTACTCTTGCCGCACCCCGGGCTCGCGCACCCCCGGCAGCCACACGCCCAAGTCGTTCAGCGTCCTCCAGGAGAAGAAGGTGGCGGTGATCCGAACCCCGCCCAAGTCTCCATCCTCCGCCCAGCGGCAGCTGAAGGTTCTCAATCAGCCCCTGCCTGACCTGAAGAATGTAAAGTCCAAGATTGGCTCCACCTCCAATCTCAAACATCAGCCGAAAGGCGGGCAG ATCCAAATCCAAACCAAGAAGATCGACTTGAGCCACGTCACTGCCAAGTGCGGCTCTATGTCCAACATCCACCACAAGCCAG GGGGAGGCCACGTGCGTATTGAGAATCAGAAGCTGGACTTTAAAGAAAAGGCCCATGCCAAGGTCGGCTCCCTGGACAACACCGCCCACATTCCTGGAGGGGGCAATGTTATG ATTGAGAGCCACAAGCTGAGCTTCCGGGAATCAGCCAAAGCCCGAGTGGACCACGGCGCTGAAATCGTCGTCACCCACTCCCCCGGGGTCGAGACAGGAGGCACTTCCCCTCGCCTGTCCTCCGCCGGCAGCATCAATCTCCTGGAGTCACCACAGCTCTCCACGCTGGCCCAGGATGTCACCGCCGCTCTGGCCAAGCAGGGCTTATGA